The region AACGACCAGTTTGCAACCAGCGACGTTCCCATAACGGTTTCGGTCAGTAATGGCGATTTGAAATACGCTATGCACCCGCTGATGATCGGCCACTTTGAGGGTGATGGTATCATTTCTGCTGAGAAAGCGGTTAACTGGCATTTAGGTGGCGAGTTAAGCCGCAGGCACCGGCTAGGTCTGTACCCGGGACCTATTGGCACCAGTGAACGGGTAGCTTCAGGCAGCACCAGAGGATTTAGAGGGGCAATAATTGTAGGGCTGGGCAAACAGGGTCTTCTGACAGAATACCTGCTGACCAGCACGGTGGAGCAGGGTACATCCAAGTATCTGGTAAACATAAACAGTAAACCCGATAACCTAACTGGCAGGGAGGCTATCCCCGAACGGGTTGGTATTTCAATGCTGATTATTGGCTCGGGCTACGGTGGACTGCGTATAGAGAACTCCGTGAGGGCCATTATACAGGGTGTGCAGAATGCAAACACAAAGGTGCGGCAGATTTATGACTCCCCTAAGCTCATCGACGAAATTGAATTTGTTGAACTTTATAAAGACAAAGCCCTAACCTGTATAAAGGCCATCAGTGCGATTGAAAAGGACGAAAGCCGATCGCTCAACATATTCAGGAATAGTAATAAGATAAAAGAGCTAACCGGTTTGCGGGAGCGGTTGCCCATTGATGACATGACAGAATGGTGGACCCGCATCAACGTAAGTTGTGAAAAGGATGAGTTTGGCCTGATTGATTTGCAACGTAATCTGCAATTCGAAATTTCGACCGATGCTGCCCGGGTTGAAAGCCAACCACTATCAACCATGAATAATACACTTGCCAGTATGCTGGAGGATTTGTCCCGAAAGGATGAATGGTCGGCAGACCTGGCCAAAGCTGTTTTCGAGTTGATGATTCCCAATAGTTTTAAAGAACAAGTTAAGCGGCAAAATAATATTAACTGGATACTGGACAGCTATACGGCGGCTTTCCCCTGGGAGCTTTTGCAGGATAGTGGCGGTAACGCCAGGCCGCTAAGTGTCAATGCCGGCATGGTCCGGCAACTGTCAACCGGTAACACCCGCGCTAACATTACGCCCGTTCTTGAACCTACCGCCATTGTCATTGGCGATCCTGATCTGGGCAATCCCGCTATTCAACTGAAGGCAGCGCTTGAAGAGGGAAAAAAAGTCGCCGACTTGCTGAAAACGCAGGGCTTTGAGGTAAACTCCCTGCTTAATAAATCAGCGTCAACGATTTTGCTGGAGCTGTTCAGTCGAAATTACCGAATCATACACCTGGCAGGGCATGGCGTATTTAACCCTGACCCGAAAGCGCCAACCGGTATGCTTATTGGCAAAGATGCCTACTTAACCCCGGCCTACATTAAGCAGATGAGCAATGTGCCCGAGTTGGTTTTTGTGAACTGTTGCTTTTTGGGCCAGTTTGATGGGGCGGCAGAATTAGCCAACAACAACCGATTAAAGCTGGCGGCCAACATTGGCACGCAGTTGATCGAAATTGGGGTCAAAGCCGTTGTGGTGGCAGGCTGGGCAGTAAACGATACAGCGGCCCTCGACTTCGCCGAGGTATTTTATCAGTCGATGTTCGAAGGGTACAGCTTTGGAGAAGCTATAAAAAAGGCGCGGAAGCTGGTGTTCGAAAAGCATGGAGCGCGCAATAACACCTGGGGCGCTTATCAGGCTTACGGTGATCCGTTTTATCGGCTCTTGACAAAAATGAGGCTAACAAAACCGAACTATAATTTTGTCATTCCTCAGGAAGCTGAAATAGAACTGAGCAATTTACTCAACCGGGTCGAAAGCGGGGGGTATGATCTTGAGGAGGTTATGCAGACGATGGACGCCATCGATAAAGCCCTCATTCGGGAGAGCCTGAGCAGCGGCCGAATCATTGAACTACAGGCACTCCTTTTCAGCGGGTTGAATATGTACGACCAGGCTGTAACCCTGTTTGAAAAATTATGGAAAGAAGAAAAGGCATCCTTCTCCTTTTCGGCCACGGAGAAATTCTGCAACACCAAAGCCAAGTATCATGTGCGGGCTATAAAAAATATAAAGAAGGAGAGTGTTGCAGTTAAGCCCGAAGTGCAAAAACAAGCTGAAGACGCGATCCACGAAGTTATTTTGAAGATGAAGGGTATACTTTGTTTCGGAGAAACGGCAGAACGGATAAATATCCTCGCCGGTACCTACAAGCGGCTGGCTCAAATTAGCAATGGACAGGATAAACTGGATGCGTACGTCTGCTCGGCCAATACATACAAAAGGTCGTATTATATGCAGGGTAATAAAACAAAGTTCTACCCGCTTATTAACTGGCTATCCATCGAAAATGCGTTGGTTCTTGCCAATGCCAGGAAATGGGAGGAGGATGGCCTTGCTAAGAAAGAGGATTTACAGGGACTTCTGAAGACAGAATTAGACGCAATCGGAACAAAAGACAAGGAAGAAAAAGATTTCTGGGACTGGATCTCCGAAGCAACCATCCTACTATGCCAACGGTTGCTTGGCGATAAGACTATAAGCGAAGAGGCTTTACTGGCTAGTTACACGACTGGTTGGGGTTATATGGGTAGTCAGGGCCAGCATCAGGCAGAAATCGAGCACCTCGACTTTCTGGAGGATGCCCTGAGCATAACCGATTCCGAAAAAACAAAAGATAGTCTGGCCGTGGTCAGACGGATAAAAATGACGCTGGAAGGGATGATGTGACAGCCCGTATCGGTTGATGATAGAACCCGCTAATGAGCGATCTATAACGCTGCCAGCACCCGTTTAGCGGCTGCTTTTACCTGTACCCAGTCTTTGTCGATATCGGCTTCGCTGAGGAAATAGAAAGGCGTAAACGTAGCGCGGGAAATGCGTTTCAGTCCCCGAAAGGGTTGACTGGCTTTCCAGGTGGCGTTGGCGAAACGGCATAGCAAATCTCTGTCTTCCCGACTGATCGAGTCGCTGACGATAGCATTCAGGATGGTTGAAGGGCGCTTTCCCTGCGTTGTGACCAAATAGTTAAGGCCGCACTCCAGTGCGTAAAAGCCCGCTACGTTCGTCGCAATTTTTTGCTCTTTGATCGACGTCATTACTGTTGCTTTCTCCTCGTCGGAAGTAAGAAAGGGTGGTGCGGTTTTCTTTTGCGCGGTATAATAAGCCGCGTCCTGCGCGGTTGCCATCCGAACGGCAAACGACTCATCGTGCAGCAGACTTCGTAGTTTCTGCATCTGGACTTCCAGTGAGTTGCTCCCAACGTCCTGCATGGCGGTCAGTAGCGTACCGGATGCGGCCAGAATCTGGTCGTAATCTTTCCTGACTTCATTGGGCGGTAGTAAACTGACTACCCGAAAAATTGGCCGTTTAATGCGTTCGAGTCCGTGAAATGGCTGCCCCGTTTTCCAGGTGGCGTTGGCAAACCGGCTGAGAAGCAATACCGTAGCTGAGTCGGCCTGATTGGAAACAATCGACTGTAGTATGTCGGTGGGCTTATGGCCGGTCTTAGCCGACAACGCGCCAAGGCCACATTCCAGCGCGTAAAAACCGGCCAGATTAGTGGCTACTTTTTGGACTCTCCGGCTGACCGGCACGTTCGCCGTGTCTTCTCCAGGAAGCAGAAAAGAGGGAGCCGTTTCGCCCAGCCCCGTGTAGTAAGCTGCGTTCTGCGACTGGGCTATCGCCAGCGTAAACGCTTCGTTTCGCAGCAGGGAGTCGATAGCCGAAACTTCCCGTTCGATGTATTGCGTTTGATCTTCCTCTTGTTGGGGCTTCATACACGACAAAACTAAGCACAGAAGGAGCAGGTGCCCCGTGTGTCTGACTACTTTCATAACGCATGTCGTTTTTTTAGTAAAGTAGATTTGACCAGTTAATTGTTTTAAACTTTGTCGCCTGCTCATGCCTGCATGCTGGTGGTTCGCACAGTTTATTATGACTCATTCCAGTCAAACAAAATTTTCCATGAAACCAATATACGTGCTGGTACTGCTGTTTCTGGCTTTTTCTGCAGATAACGGCCTTGCTCAATCAACTAAAAAAGGAAATGCCAAAGTCATTCGAACGCTGATTGTGGATGGACAGAACAACCATGACCAATGGCCCAAAATCACGTTCATGATGAAACGCTACCTGGAAGAAACAGGTAAGTTCTCGGTCGATGTACAGCGGTCATACTATACCTGGAACGGGGGTAAGCTGGTCGATCAATACAAGATTCCGGGTGTTAGATCGACCGTCGACCTGCCTAAATCGAAGGCCGATTCCAGCTTCCACCCCGACTTTTCCAAATACGACCTCGTAGTATGTAATTTCGGGTGGAATGCCGCTCCCTGGTCTGACGAAACACAGGCCGACTTTGAGAAATTCATGAAAAACGGGGGTGGTCTGGTCGTTGTTCATGCCGCCGACAACTCGTTTCCCATGTGGCCTGCTTACAACAAAATGATTGGTCTGGGTGGCTGGGGCGACCGTACTGAAAAAGATGGTCCGTTTGTGTATTACGACAAAGAGGGCAAACTTATCCGGGACCCACAGCCGGGCCGGGCCGGTTCGCACGGGGCGCAGAATGAGTTTCTGATTACCGTTCGGGATACCAAACATCCCATCACGAAAGGCATGCCGCTAACCTGGATGCACACCAAAGATGAAATGTATGATCGCCTGCGGGGTCCCGCCGAGAACATGACCGTACTGGCAACGGCTTTCTCGTCGAAAGAGAACCGCGGTACCGACCGTAACGAACCCATGTTGATGACTATCAACTACGGCAAAGGGCGCATTTTCCATACACCCCTGGGCCATGTCGATTACTCAGTCGAATGCGTAGGCTTCATTACCTGTCTGCAACGGGGGGCGCAGTGGGCCGCCACGGGTAAAGTTGACATCCCGATACCAGCCGATTTTCCGACCGAAAGTGCCACCAGCAAACGCAGTTTCGTGGAGTAAAAGAGCTGTTCGGCAGGGAAGTTTACAAACCGGGGCTTTGGCTAATCTGTTTCAGCAGACGAGCTAAAGCCCCGGTTTTTTGTTGTTCATTTTCATTCGCTCTGCTGCTGAAGCCTGAAGCTATCTTTCTGGCGAACTGATCGGCATAGTCACAGACTAGGCCCAGCGCCGAGACCACGACAAAAAGGGTAATTTCCCCGTTTCATGCGGCCTGTATGGCTGGTTAATTTGCTTTCTGACAATTGATACCATCTTCCAGGTCGATGATTTCGATGCTATGCGGCAGGCGGCTATTCAGTCGGGTCTTATTCGGCTGGGTAAAGCAATCGGGAATCTTGACGGGAATATCGGTAAACGATCGCGTCAGGCGCTGAATAAATTAGGTATCCCGGTCGGCATGGCCAACATACCGGAAATGCTCCTGCATGTAGAAGATATGGTACAGCAGGCATTCCCGGATGAATTCAAAATGCCTTCGGTCTAAGTAAGGGTGAAAACAAGCAGTAGCCCCAATCGCTCAACGTTTTACAATCATATAAATCCATAAGCCATGAATGAGATCAACATAGTGAACCTGGATGAAGTAACGAAGTTGCTGGAAGGCAAATTCTTGTCCGACAAGGACTTTACCAAATCAGATTTGCTCAATGCTGCCGTTGATAAGCCAATTGAACTCGACGGTATTTCCTTTGCGTTTGGCGCTTCGGGTAGCTTTTCTATCCAGCTTTTTAATTCTCCCGACGATGTTGATGACGATAAGCTGATTGGTACTGCCGCCGAAAATCCTATCCAGTTCGATCCGGCGCAGACCTGGCTCAAATATTCGGTCAGGAGCGACCTGAAAGCCGCTGCTGGTCTCGACCTCGGGTCGGCCGGGTTTGATATAACTGGCGAGAAAAGCCTTATTTTCACCAGTTATCGTCTCCATAAAGACCCGAATGCCAAACTTCAGGAGTCTATTCTGACGGATTTTAATCCGTATCTTTTTCTGGCTAATGCCAGTCATCTGGAAAGACTGAGCTCCGGCGAAGTGCTGGCCGTTCGGATGCCCGGCAAACTAAATACGACCATAGCCGTAAGCTGGGCCGATCTGTTTACCGGCAATCTGTCGCTGTTCCAGAAGCTCCTCGGACCGAACCAGCTATTCAGCCTCGACATAAATGCAGCGGTATCAGCCGATTTTACCGTTGAGCTACAGGACGATTTCTCGCTGCAAATTCGTCGGAATGCCGGTGATACCTTCGACGTATTCCTGAACAAAGCTACATCGAGCAAGCTTGGTGGTTCCGTTGCGGCTTCCATCGGGGTGGCCTTCAAAGATAAAGACGCCGTAAAAAAAGCACTGGGAGTAGTAACGGAAGGCTTGTTCGGTAAGCTGAAAGGAAAGATACAGCCCATACTCGATAAAAATCCACTGAACAACCTCAGCGATTCGGAAAAGGCCATTGTGCTGGAAGTTGCCAAAGCACTTGGATTGGACGGTGGCCTGATTAAAACAGTGGGCGATTTTGCCAGTTCACTGCACGAAAAGCTGGGGGCAGTCATTGAAAAAGTGGCCAACTCAAAAGTGCAGGCCGGTTTCGCGTACGAGTACAATCGGGTGAGCACGACGGAAGTTGTCTTGCAGGCCGA is a window of Spirosoma linguale DSM 74 DNA encoding:
- a CDS encoding hypothetical protein (KEGG: xca:xccb100_4096 putative secreted protein) yields the protein MKPIYVLVLLFLAFSADNGLAQSTKKGNAKVIRTLIVDGQNNHDQWPKITFMMKRYLEETGKFSVDVQRSYYTWNGGKLVDQYKIPGVRSTVDLPKSKADSSFHPDFSKYDLVVCNFGWNAAPWSDETQADFEKFMKNGGGLVVVHAADNSFPMWPAYNKMIGLGGWGDRTEKDGPFVYYDKEGKLIRDPQPGRAGSHGAQNEFLITVRDTKHPITKGMPLTWMHTKDEMYDRLRGPAENMTVLATAFSSKENRGTDRNEPMLMTINYGKGRIFHTPLGHVDYSVECVGFITCLQRGAQWAATGKVDIPIPADFPTESATSKRSFVE